A stretch of the Crocinitomicaceae bacterium genome encodes the following:
- a CDS encoding adenine phosphoribosyltransferase has product MELEQKLKTIIRDVPDFPKPGILFKDITPLMADPGLCQQMVSQIITDFKGKKIDGIAGIESRGFLLGMPLAMALNVPFILVRKKGKLPYKTISHAYELEYGTAEIEMHVDSIQPGQQILIHDDLLATGGSASAAAELILKQNGKIAGFSFLVDLSFLNGQNRIKNYSENISTLVRF; this is encoded by the coding sequence ATGGAATTAGAACAAAAATTAAAAACGATTATTCGCGATGTACCTGATTTTCCAAAACCGGGAATACTATTCAAAGATATCACCCCGCTGATGGCAGATCCCGGCTTATGTCAACAAATGGTGAGTCAAATAATAACCGATTTTAAAGGAAAAAAAATTGATGGTATTGCTGGCATTGAAAGTAGAGGTTTTTTACTAGGAATGCCTCTTGCAATGGCCTTGAATGTTCCGTTTATTTTAGTAAGAAAAAAAGGAAAGTTGCCATATAAAACGATTTCACATGCGTATGAACTTGAATATGGCACAGCAGAGATTGAAATGCATGTTGATTCAATACAACCTGGTCAGCAAATTCTCATTCATGATGACCTACTTGCAACGGGTGGCTCGGCATCTGCTGCTGCCGAGCTAATTTTGAAACAAAACGGTAAAATTGCCGGCTTTAGTTTCTTGGTTGACCTTTCTTTTTTGAATGGACAGAATAGGATAAAAAATTACTCAGAAAATATTAGTACTTTAGTGCGCTTTTAG
- a CDS encoding helix-hairpin-helix domain-containing protein has product MKKYFSLTRGQQAGFLIWIVLMFFFIIYLALQNSKADFDVEIIPADQADFLTFKPDSAQREISYSENKPQKQIDYFYFDPNTLETAGWIDLGFSEKQAASIISYRQKIGSFKQKTDLKKVFVISEEKYAELEPYIQLNTESQTTQNSVLQNINLATAADLEALPGIGEKMASRILNYRNSLGGFYSMTQLHEVYNLTEEMYQVLVDHFVADASTLKKIQINSASKDEIDKHPYIDFAATASILKKRETEKIQHLNFLLDEKIIDQSKLNMLLHYISFED; this is encoded by the coding sequence TTGAAAAAATATTTTTCTCTGACACGTGGACAACAAGCCGGATTTCTCATCTGGATTGTATTGATGTTTTTTTTCATAATTTATCTTGCGTTACAAAATTCAAAGGCAGATTTTGATGTTGAAATTATTCCTGCTGATCAGGCAGATTTTCTAACGTTCAAACCGGATAGTGCACAACGTGAAATTTCTTACTCAGAAAATAAGCCACAAAAGCAAATTGACTATTTTTATTTTGATCCAAATACCTTAGAAACTGCTGGCTGGATTGATTTAGGTTTTTCTGAAAAACAAGCCGCATCCATCATTTCTTATCGTCAAAAAATTGGCTCATTCAAACAAAAAACTGATCTGAAAAAAGTTTTTGTAATCAGTGAAGAAAAATATGCTGAACTGGAACCGTATATTCAACTAAATACTGAATCTCAAACTACACAAAATTCAGTTCTGCAAAACATTAATCTGGCAACCGCAGCTGATCTTGAAGCCTTGCCCGGTATTGGTGAAAAAATGGCAAGCCGAATTTTAAATTATCGCAACTCATTGGGCGGTTTTTACAGCATGACACAGTTACATGAAGTTTACAACCTGACTGAAGAAATGTATCAGGTTTTGGTTGACCATTTTGTAGCAGATGCATCAACACTGAAAAAAATCCAAATCAATTCAGCAAGTAAAGATGAAATTGATAAACATCCATACATTGATTTCGCCGCAACGGCCTCCATTTTGAAAAAACGTGAAACTGAAAAAATTCAACATCTTAATTTCTTGCTTGATGAAAAAATTATTGATCAATCCAAACTAAACATGCTATTGCACTATATATCTTTTGAAGATTGA